A section of the Mycolicibacterium anyangense genome encodes:
- a CDS encoding toluene-4-monooxygenase system B family protein: MALLPLTALFEGDVLELLVPVDDGDTVDSVSRQIAHHVVGRRVARKDAPIRLRHNGSVLDPAVPIGAAGVGPLDHVEAFYE; the protein is encoded by the coding sequence ATGGCACTGCTCCCGCTGACCGCCCTGTTCGAGGGTGACGTCCTGGAATTGCTCGTCCCGGTCGACGACGGTGACACCGTCGACTCGGTGAGCCGGCAGATCGCCCACCATGTGGTGGGCCGCCGGGTAGCCCGCAAGGATGCCCCGATTCGATTGCGGCACAACGGTTCCGTGCTCGATCCCGCGGTACCGATCGGGGCGGCTGGCGTTGGCCCGCTGGACCACGTCGAGGCGTTCTATGAGTGA
- a CDS encoding YHS domain-containing protein, with translation MPKLSRSDWYDLARDTNWTFRYVTEEEAFPEALSGSHRVSTEGWLKWDEPYKIGYREYVHNQVTKDTTTYSLKNAIGRSKLFDALDPGWKSVIVAHYGAITMPEYLASIGEARMGRFGRAAAWRNTATFGTLDEIRHGQIQAFFPYGLLDKEPRGDWALKAFHTNDWIVLAVRYLFDDMFVANDATSIALQLTFTLETGFTNLQFLGMAADAIDVGDLEFGALISSIQTDEARHAQQGEPTIKVLIENGEKEWGQFLIDHMFWRSWRIFALLTGLSMDYYTPLESRRMSFKEFIEDWVVKQFADQFRDFGLDHPWYWQEFIDELTWYHHAIHLGVWNYRPTVWWNPDAGVSAEERLWLEEKYPGWNRTFGRHWDVITENVRNGDIAATLPETLPITCNLCQLPIVRAAGVLVGAHTDAAPLTHVHDGRQYLFCSEPCRWIFTQRPERFAGHQSLIDRVLSGEISPPDLGTVLEYFGLSPDEQGRDADDYAWAKK, from the coding sequence ATGCCCAAACTCTCCCGCAGCGACTGGTACGACCTCGCTCGCGACACCAACTGGACGTTCCGCTACGTCACCGAGGAGGAAGCGTTCCCCGAGGCACTCTCCGGCTCACATCGCGTGTCGACGGAGGGCTGGCTGAAGTGGGACGAGCCTTACAAGATCGGCTACCGCGAGTACGTCCACAACCAGGTCACCAAGGACACCACCACCTATTCGCTGAAGAACGCGATCGGGCGTTCCAAGCTGTTCGACGCCCTCGATCCCGGCTGGAAGTCGGTGATCGTCGCGCACTACGGGGCCATCACCATGCCCGAATATCTCGCCTCCATCGGCGAGGCGCGGATGGGCCGGTTCGGCCGCGCCGCGGCGTGGCGCAACACGGCGACGTTCGGCACCCTCGACGAGATCCGGCACGGACAGATCCAGGCCTTCTTCCCTTACGGCCTGCTCGACAAGGAGCCGCGCGGAGACTGGGCGCTCAAGGCCTTCCACACCAACGACTGGATCGTGCTGGCCGTGCGCTACCTGTTCGACGACATGTTCGTCGCCAACGACGCGACCTCCATCGCGCTGCAACTGACGTTCACCCTCGAGACCGGGTTCACCAACCTGCAGTTCCTCGGGATGGCCGCCGACGCGATCGACGTGGGCGACCTCGAGTTCGGCGCGCTGATCTCCTCGATCCAGACCGACGAGGCCCGCCATGCCCAGCAGGGTGAGCCGACGATCAAGGTGCTCATCGAGAACGGCGAGAAGGAGTGGGGCCAGTTCCTGATCGACCACATGTTCTGGCGGTCGTGGCGAATCTTCGCTCTGCTCACCGGGTTGTCGATGGATTACTACACCCCGCTGGAGAGCCGGCGGATGAGCTTCAAGGAGTTCATCGAGGACTGGGTGGTCAAGCAGTTCGCCGACCAGTTCCGCGACTTCGGCCTCGACCATCCCTGGTACTGGCAGGAATTCATCGACGAGCTGACCTGGTATCACCACGCCATCCACCTCGGGGTGTGGAACTACCGACCGACGGTCTGGTGGAACCCCGACGCCGGGGTGTCCGCCGAGGAACGGTTGTGGCTCGAGGAGAAGTACCCCGGCTGGAACCGCACCTTCGGCAGGCACTGGGACGTCATCACCGAGAACGTCCGCAACGGGGACATCGCGGCTACCCTGCCCGAGACGTTGCCCATCACCTGCAACCTGTGCCAGTTGCCGATCGTGCGGGCCGCCGGCGTGCTCGTCGGCGCCCACACCGACGCCGCTCCCCTGACCCACGTGCACGACGGTCGTCAGTACCTGTTCTGCTCGGAGCCCTGCCGGTGGATCTTCACCCAGCGCCCGGAGCGCTTCGCCGGCCATCAGTCGCTGATCGACCGGGTGCTCTCCGGCGAGATCAGTCCGCCCGACCTGGGCACCGTGCTGGAGTACTTCGGCCTGTCGCCGGATGAACAGGGCCGCGACGCCGACGACTACGCCTGGGCAAAGAAGTGA
- a CDS encoding 3'(2'),5'-bisphosphate nucleotidase CysQ, whose protein sequence is MSDHELAATLATEAGELLLGVRTELADATAAERKAAGDKRSHDYLMEALAKARPADAVLSEEGVDNPVRLSSPRVWIVDPLDGTREFSELDRDDWAVHVALWQDGELIAGAVALPAQGVTLATPTVAAPPEGPQAPRVVVSRTRPPAVALQVRDALGGTLVEMGSAGAKVAAVVQGRADVYVHAGGQYEWDSAAPVAVARAAGLYTSRIDGSPLLYNRADPLLPDLIVCRPEYAEAVLAVTK, encoded by the coding sequence ATGAGCGATCACGAGCTGGCCGCGACGCTGGCCACCGAAGCCGGTGAACTGCTCCTGGGCGTCCGGACCGAGCTGGCCGATGCCACAGCTGCCGAACGAAAAGCGGCCGGCGACAAGCGCTCTCACGATTACCTGATGGAGGCGCTGGCCAAGGCTCGGCCCGCCGATGCGGTGCTCTCCGAAGAGGGCGTGGACAACCCGGTGCGGTTGAGCAGCCCGCGGGTCTGGATCGTCGACCCCCTCGATGGCACCCGGGAGTTCTCCGAGCTCGACCGCGATGACTGGGCGGTGCATGTGGCGCTGTGGCAGGACGGTGAGCTGATCGCCGGGGCGGTGGCACTGCCCGCCCAGGGCGTCACCCTGGCCACGCCGACCGTCGCCGCACCACCGGAAGGGCCGCAGGCCCCGCGGGTGGTGGTATCGCGCACCAGGCCACCTGCGGTCGCCCTGCAGGTGCGCGACGCGCTCGGCGGCACTCTGGTCGAAATGGGTTCGGCCGGAGCGAAGGTCGCCGCGGTGGTGCAGGGCCGGGCCGATGTCTACGTGCACGCCGGTGGGCAGTACGAGTGGGACTCTGCGGCCCCGGTGGCGGTGGCTCGTGCCGCGGGGCTGTACACGTCGCGGATCGACGGTTCGCCGCTGCTGTACAACCGTGCTGATCCGCTGTTACCCGATCTGATCGTGTGCCGGCCGGAGTATGCGGAGGCGGTGCTGGCCGTCACGAAGTAG
- the cysC gene encoding adenylyl-sulfate kinase, producing the protein MSTLLRIATAGSVDDGKSTLIGRLLYDSKAVMEDQLAAVERTSRERGNDYTDLALVTDGLRSEREQGITIDVAYRYFATAKRKFIIADTPGHIQYTRNMVTGTSTAQLVIVLVDARHGLLEQSRRHAFLASLLGVQHVVLAVNKMDLINWDEERFNWIRDEFHAFAARLDIQDVTTIPMSALNGDNVVTKSDKAPWYDGQPLLSHLEDVYVAGDRNLVDVRFPVQYVIRPQTLQHADHRSYAGTVAGGVLRPGDEVVVLPSGKTSHITAIDGPTGPVDEAFPPMAVSISLADDIDISRGDLLARPQNQPVVTSEFDATVCWMADDAALEPGRDYIIKQTTRTTRARVAALDYRLDVNTLHRDKSATALKLNELGRVTLRTQVPLLLDEYSRNSATGSFILIDPDNNVTVAAGMVRDTTPVANRAATPNTVRHQSLVTAGDRLTKGRTLWFTGLSGSGKSSVAVLVEQKLLEHGCPAYILDGDNLRHGLNADLGFSMADRAENLRRLAHVATLMADAGLTVLVPAISPLEEHRELARTVHTDQGVEFFEIFVDTPLEDCEKRDPKGLYAKARAGEITHFTGIDSPYQRPKNPDLRLTPDHGPDELAEQVIELLETAR; encoded by the coding sequence ATGAGCACATTGCTGAGGATCGCTACCGCCGGCTCGGTCGACGACGGCAAATCCACCCTGATCGGGCGGTTGCTCTACGACTCGAAGGCCGTCATGGAGGACCAGCTCGCGGCCGTGGAACGGACCTCGCGGGAGCGCGGTAACGACTACACCGACCTCGCGTTGGTGACCGACGGGCTGCGTTCGGAGCGCGAACAGGGCATCACCATCGACGTGGCCTACCGCTACTTCGCCACGGCCAAGCGGAAATTCATCATCGCTGACACGCCTGGCCACATCCAGTACACCCGCAACATGGTGACCGGAACCTCGACCGCCCAGCTGGTGATCGTGCTCGTCGATGCCCGCCACGGTCTGCTCGAGCAGTCCCGCCGGCATGCCTTTCTGGCGTCGCTGCTCGGTGTGCAGCATGTGGTGCTCGCCGTCAACAAGATGGATCTCATCAACTGGGATGAGGAGCGGTTCAACTGGATTCGCGACGAATTCCACGCCTTCGCCGCACGCCTGGACATCCAGGATGTCACGACCATCCCGATGTCGGCGCTCAATGGCGACAACGTGGTGACCAAGTCGGATAAGGCGCCGTGGTACGACGGCCAGCCGCTGCTGAGCCACCTCGAGGACGTCTACGTCGCCGGTGACCGCAACCTGGTCGATGTCCGATTCCCGGTGCAGTACGTGATCCGTCCGCAGACTCTTCAGCACGCCGACCATCGCAGCTACGCCGGTACCGTGGCCGGGGGTGTGCTGCGCCCCGGCGACGAGGTCGTGGTGCTGCCGAGTGGAAAAACCAGTCACATCACCGCGATTGACGGTCCGACCGGTCCCGTGGACGAGGCGTTCCCGCCAATGGCGGTGTCGATCAGCCTGGCCGACGACATCGACATCTCCCGCGGTGACCTGCTGGCCCGTCCACAGAATCAGCCGGTCGTCACCAGTGAGTTCGACGCCACGGTGTGCTGGATGGCCGACGATGCCGCGCTGGAGCCGGGCCGCGACTACATCATCAAGCAGACCACCCGCACCACCAGGGCCCGGGTGGCCGCGCTGGACTATCGCCTCGACGTCAACACTCTGCACCGCGACAAGAGCGCAACGGCATTGAAGCTCAACGAACTCGGCCGCGTCACGCTGCGTACCCAGGTGCCATTGCTGCTTGACGAATACTCACGCAACTCGGCCACCGGTTCATTCATCCTGATCGACCCCGATAACAACGTGACGGTGGCCGCGGGCATGGTCCGCGACACCACGCCCGTCGCCAACCGCGCTGCCACCCCGAACACCGTGCGGCATCAGTCGCTGGTGACCGCAGGTGACCGGCTGACCAAGGGCCGCACGCTGTGGTTCACCGGCCTGTCCGGGTCGGGCAAGTCATCGGTGGCGGTGCTCGTCGAGCAGAAGCTTCTCGAACATGGTTGCCCCGCTTACATTCTCGACGGTGACAACCTGCGCCACGGCCTGAACGCCGACCTCGGCTTCTCGATGGCCGACCGGGCCGAGAACCTGCGCCGGCTGGCGCACGTCGCCACCCTGATGGCCGACGCCGGTCTCACGGTACTGGTGCCGGCGATCAGCCCGCTGGAGGAGCATCGCGAACTGGCCCGCACGGTGCACACCGATCAGGGCGTGGAGTTCTTCGAGATCTTCGTCGACACCCCGCTGGAGGACTGCGAGAAGCGCGACCCGAAGGGCTTGTACGCCAAGGCCCGGGCCGGGGAGATCACCCACTTCACTGGGATCGACAGCCCATATCAGCGGCCCAAGAATCCCGACCTGCGGCTGACACCGGACCACGGCCCGGACGAGTTGGCCGAACAGGTGATCGAGCTGCTGGAAACGGCGCGATGA
- a CDS encoding MarR family winged helix-turn-helix transcriptional regulator produces the protein MLARRAAEANDLSSTQLRVLSWLYVGPPPAARSTTLARELNVSDPTVSDAVGTLIRKGLITRRRDPSDRRSHELILTAAGRKVAASVHRWTAPAEMATSKLDRAESEQLLDSLIVVIGQLHDAGLLPVSRACSTCTHLGVEMGQSRSYRCLFYDTPMAVSDLRVDCADHVAVG, from the coding sequence GTGCTGGCCCGGCGGGCGGCCGAGGCCAACGACCTGTCCAGCACCCAACTGCGGGTGCTGAGCTGGTTGTACGTCGGGCCGCCGCCGGCCGCGCGCAGCACCACCCTGGCGCGCGAGCTCAACGTCTCCGACCCCACCGTCAGTGATGCGGTCGGGACGCTGATCCGTAAGGGGCTGATCACCCGGCGGCGCGATCCGTCGGACCGCCGCAGCCACGAGCTCATCCTCACCGCCGCCGGGCGCAAGGTGGCCGCCTCGGTGCACCGGTGGACCGCTCCTGCCGAGATGGCGACGTCGAAGCTGGACCGCGCCGAGAGTGAACAGCTGCTCGACAGCCTGATCGTGGTGATCGGGCAGCTGCACGATGCGGGACTGCTGCCGGTGAGCCGGGCGTGCAGCACGTGCACCCATCTCGGGGTGGAGATGGGGCAGTCGCGAAGCTACCGCTGCCTGTTCTATGACACCCCGATGGCGGTGTCGGATCTGCGGGTGGACTGCGCCGATCACGTTGCGGTGGGCTGA
- the cysD gene encoding sulfate adenylyltransferase subunit CysD: MASPAVERPKPGQYELSHLRSLEAEAIHIIREVAAEFERPVLLFSGGKDSIVMLHLAIKAFAPGRLPFPVMHVDTGHNFEEVIATRDELVQRHNLRLVVASVEEDIAAGRVVDNGPSRNPLQTVTLLRGIRENKFDAAFGGARRDEEKARAKERVFSFRDEFGQWDPKAQRPELWNLYNGRHRKGEHIRVFPLSNWTEYDIWAYIGAEEIGLPAIYYAHTRPVFKRDGMLLAVHEFMQPGADEEVFETSVRFRTVGDVTCTGCVESTASTVEDVIAETAVSRLTERGATRADDRISEAGMEDRKREGYF, translated from the coding sequence ATGGCGAGTCCGGCGGTCGAACGTCCCAAGCCGGGGCAGTACGAGCTGAGCCACCTGCGGTCCCTGGAGGCCGAGGCGATCCACATCATCCGCGAGGTCGCGGCCGAGTTCGAGCGGCCCGTGCTGCTGTTCTCCGGCGGCAAGGACTCCATCGTGATGCTGCACCTGGCCATCAAGGCGTTCGCGCCGGGCCGGCTGCCGTTCCCGGTGATGCACGTCGACACCGGGCACAACTTTGAAGAGGTCATCGCCACCCGCGACGAGCTGGTGCAGCGGCACAACCTGCGGCTGGTGGTGGCCAGTGTGGAAGAGGACATCGCCGCGGGCCGGGTGGTCGACAACGGACCTTCGCGCAATCCGCTGCAGACCGTCACCCTGCTGCGTGGCATCCGGGAGAACAAGTTCGACGCCGCCTTCGGCGGTGCGCGCCGTGACGAGGAGAAGGCGCGCGCCAAGGAGCGGGTGTTCTCGTTCCGCGACGAATTCGGTCAGTGGGATCCCAAGGCCCAGCGCCCCGAACTGTGGAACCTCTACAACGGTCGGCACCGCAAGGGTGAGCACATCCGGGTCTTTCCGCTGTCGAACTGGACCGAGTACGACATCTGGGCCTACATCGGTGCCGAGGAGATCGGCCTGCCGGCGATCTACTACGCCCACACCCGACCGGTGTTCAAGCGCGACGGAATGCTGCTGGCCGTCCACGAATTCATGCAGCCGGGCGCCGACGAGGAGGTGTTCGAGACCTCGGTGCGGTTCCGCACCGTGGGTGACGTGACGTGCACCGGTTGCGTGGAGTCGACGGCATCGACCGTCGAGGACGTGATCGCCGAGACCGCGGTGTCGCGGCTGACCGAACGTGGCGCCACCCGCGCCGACGACCGTATTTCCGAGGCCGGTATGGAAGACCGCAAGCGGGAGGGCTACTTCTGA
- a CDS encoding alpha-hydroxy-acid oxidizing protein: MTQPYGNYQIEIYFQGLTGVLPSLPMTFTELESRAAQALSPSVWAYVAGGAGDERTQDINATAFNQWGLIPRMLVGATERDLSVELWGRRWPNPLFMAPIGVIGLCTPDEHGDLAAARAAARTGVPLCVSTLTMDPLEDVAAEFGDTPGLFQLYTPTDRDLAESFVRRAEAAGYAGIVVTLDTWIPGWRPRDLATANFPQLRGKCLSNYISDPNFRAKVDADIDADPRNAVMQWVSVFGNSLTWNDLPWLRSLTKLPLILKGICHPDDARRAIDAGVDGIYCSNHGGRQANGGLPAIDCLPEVVAAAGDVPVLFDSGVRSGADVIKALALGASAVGIGRPYAYGAALAGTDGIIHVLRSMLAEADLIMAIDGYPTLADLTPAALRAVRQ; this comes from the coding sequence ATGACCCAGCCCTACGGCAACTACCAGATCGAGATCTACTTCCAGGGTCTCACCGGGGTGTTGCCAAGCCTGCCGATGACGTTCACTGAACTGGAATCGCGTGCTGCCCAAGCGCTTTCACCGTCGGTGTGGGCCTATGTCGCAGGCGGTGCCGGCGATGAACGCACCCAGGACATCAACGCCACCGCGTTCAACCAGTGGGGTCTGATCCCGCGGATGCTGGTCGGCGCCACCGAGCGCGACCTGTCGGTCGAGTTGTGGGGCAGGCGCTGGCCGAATCCGCTCTTCATGGCTCCCATCGGCGTCATCGGGCTGTGCACGCCGGACGAGCATGGGGATCTCGCCGCCGCCAGGGCTGCTGCCCGCACCGGGGTACCGCTGTGCGTGTCGACGCTGACGATGGACCCGCTGGAAGATGTGGCGGCCGAATTCGGGGACACGCCAGGGCTTTTCCAGCTCTACACGCCGACCGACCGGGATCTGGCCGAAAGCTTCGTGCGCCGCGCCGAGGCGGCCGGTTACGCCGGCATCGTGGTGACGCTGGACACCTGGATTCCCGGCTGGCGCCCGCGTGACCTGGCAACCGCGAACTTCCCGCAGCTGCGCGGCAAGTGCCTGTCCAACTACATCAGCGACCCGAACTTCCGGGCCAAGGTGGACGCCGACATCGACGCCGACCCGCGCAACGCCGTCATGCAATGGGTAAGCGTGTTCGGAAATTCGTTGACGTGGAACGACTTACCGTGGCTGCGATCGCTGACAAAGCTTCCGCTGATCCTCAAGGGCATCTGCCATCCCGACGACGCGCGGCGCGCCATCGACGCCGGGGTGGACGGCATCTACTGCTCCAACCACGGCGGCCGCCAGGCCAACGGTGGACTGCCGGCCATCGACTGCCTGCCTGAGGTGGTGGCCGCCGCCGGTGACGTACCGGTGCTGTTCGACTCGGGAGTGCGTTCCGGGGCCGACGTCATCAAGGCGCTGGCGCTGGGCGCCAGCGCCGTGGGCATCGGCAGGCCGTATGCCTACGGGGCGGCGCTGGCCGGCACCGACGGGATCATCCATGTGCTGCGCTCGATGTTGGCAGAGGCCGACCTCATCATGGCCATCGACGGCTATCCGACACTGGCCGACCTGACGCCTGCGGCGCTGCGCGCCGTGCGACAGTAG
- a CDS encoding TDT family transporter — MATTHSHEVLGNIGPNWFASVMGTGIVATAGATLPIQFRGLQAFTQIVWVVAAVLLAVLLVVVGGHWVRHPTTARSHARNPQMAHFYGAAPMAMMTVGSGALLVGQSVVGSRLAVDLAWVLWTAGTISGLFTAVSIPYLMFTQHHVEPDAAFGGWLMPIVPPMVSAATGALLLSHMAPGTGRTTMFYGLYAMFGLSLVAALIIISMIWSRLALYGTSGTARVPTLWIVLGPLGQSITAAGLLGLNAHLAVAPALAENFNALAVLFGVPVWGFAVLWIALAASLTVRTLRRGMPFALTWWSLTFPVGTFVTGTTQLAVHTSLPAFKVAAALAYAGLLCTWLLVAVRTMRGSLRGNLFAPPPNAGPVRASKDPIT, encoded by the coding sequence ATGGCGACGACGCACTCGCACGAAGTGTTGGGCAACATCGGACCCAATTGGTTCGCCTCGGTGATGGGTACTGGCATCGTGGCGACCGCCGGTGCCACACTGCCGATCCAGTTCCGCGGGCTGCAGGCCTTCACCCAGATCGTGTGGGTGGTCGCGGCAGTATTGCTGGCCGTGCTGCTGGTCGTGGTGGGCGGCCACTGGGTGCGCCATCCCACGACGGCCCGTAGCCACGCCCGCAACCCGCAAATGGCGCATTTCTACGGGGCGGCGCCGATGGCGATGATGACCGTCGGGTCCGGCGCGCTGCTGGTGGGGCAATCGGTGGTGGGCTCGCGGCTGGCCGTCGACCTGGCCTGGGTGCTGTGGACCGCGGGCACCATCAGCGGTCTGTTCACCGCGGTCAGCATTCCCTACCTGATGTTCACTCAGCACCATGTGGAACCCGATGCCGCTTTCGGGGGCTGGCTGATGCCGATCGTCCCGCCGATGGTGTCGGCGGCCACCGGTGCGCTGCTGCTCTCGCACATGGCGCCGGGAACCGGTCGCACCACGATGTTCTACGGGCTGTACGCCATGTTCGGCCTGTCACTGGTGGCCGCACTGATCATCATCTCGATGATCTGGAGCCGGTTGGCGCTCTACGGCACCTCGGGTACCGCGCGGGTGCCGACGCTGTGGATTGTGCTCGGTCCGCTGGGCCAATCCATCACGGCGGCAGGTCTTTTGGGACTCAACGCCCATCTGGCGGTGGCTCCGGCCCTGGCCGAGAACTTCAACGCGCTGGCCGTCCTGTTCGGAGTGCCGGTGTGGGGTTTCGCGGTGTTGTGGATCGCACTGGCGGCCTCGCTGACGGTGCGCACGCTGCGCCGCGGGATGCCCTTCGCCCTGACCTGGTGGAGCCTGACGTTCCCGGTGGGGACATTCGTCACCGGCACCACCCAGCTGGCCGTGCACACGTCGCTGCCGGCGTTCAAGGTCGCCGCCGCGCTGGCCTACGCCGGACTGCTGTGCACCTGGCTGCTGGTGGCGGTGCGCACCATGCGCGGCAGCCTGCGCGGCAATCTGTTCGCCCCGCCGCCGAATGCCGGCCCGGTGCGGGCCAGCAAGGATCCCATCACCTGA
- a CDS encoding LLM class flavin-dependent oxidoreductase: MTLPVMEPDIDADVLKRWARAVDEGPFSSLCWGERIAFGNPDSLTLLGALSAWTDRVPLVTTVVVPQLHDPVMLAKALATGDMLCGGRLVVGIGVGGRHEDYRAVGADPATQTMREMADRVAVMQRIWSGEKITESVLPVGPRPAQHGGPRLLVGTIGPKTIRSAAPWAEGLAGITLDLDLDKQNDLFDVARTAWKQEGKADPHLATSFWFALGDGDTARTQVHRHLRHYMNWIPGEIVDAMAPTTGWAGTDDELVATLRGFAEIGTSEVHLIPTSTDIDQLRRVADLVAEVA; the protein is encoded by the coding sequence ATGACGCTGCCGGTCATGGAGCCGGACATCGATGCGGACGTCTTGAAGCGCTGGGCCCGAGCGGTCGACGAGGGCCCGTTCTCCTCGTTGTGCTGGGGCGAGCGCATCGCGTTCGGGAACCCGGACTCGCTGACTCTGCTCGGGGCGCTCTCGGCATGGACCGATCGGGTTCCGCTGGTGACCACCGTCGTCGTGCCGCAGCTGCACGACCCGGTGATGCTGGCCAAGGCACTGGCCACCGGTGACATGCTGTGCGGCGGGCGGCTCGTGGTGGGTATCGGTGTCGGCGGACGACACGAGGACTACCGCGCCGTGGGTGCGGACCCGGCAACCCAGACCATGCGGGAGATGGCCGACCGGGTGGCCGTCATGCAACGCATCTGGTCGGGGGAGAAGATCACCGAATCCGTGCTGCCGGTCGGGCCGCGGCCCGCGCAGCACGGTGGACCCCGGCTCCTGGTCGGTACCATCGGGCCCAAGACGATCCGCAGTGCCGCGCCGTGGGCCGAGGGGCTGGCCGGGATCACCCTCGATCTCGACCTGGACAAGCAGAACGACCTGTTCGACGTGGCCCGCACCGCCTGGAAGCAGGAGGGCAAAGCAGACCCGCACCTGGCGACCTCGTTCTGGTTCGCCCTCGGCGACGGGGACACGGCGCGTACCCAGGTGCACCGGCATCTGCGCCACTACATGAACTGGATTCCCGGCGAGATCGTCGATGCGATGGCCCCCACCACCGGCTGGGCGGGCACCGACGATGAGCTCGTGGCGACACTGCGCGGATTCGCCGAGATCGGCACCAGCGAGGTGCATCTGATCCCCACCAGCACCGACATCGATCAGTTGCGCCGAGTGGCCGACCTGGTCGCCGAGGTCGCCTGA
- a CDS encoding beta-class carbonic anhydrase, with product MTVTDEYLANNVEYAKTFSGPLPLPPSKHVAVVACMDARLDVYRILGLNDGEAHVIRNAGGVVTDDEIRSLAISQRLLGTKEIILIHHTDCGMLTFTDDAFKRDLQDETGIKPEWAAEAFPDVEEDVRQSLRRIELSPFVTKHESLRGFVFDVATGTLNEVVL from the coding sequence GTGACCGTCACCGACGAGTATCTGGCCAACAACGTCGAGTACGCCAAGACCTTTTCCGGCCCCCTGCCGCTGCCGCCGAGCAAGCACGTCGCCGTGGTTGCGTGCATGGACGCGCGGCTGGACGTCTACCGGATCCTGGGCCTCAATGACGGTGAGGCCCATGTGATCCGCAATGCCGGCGGGGTGGTCACCGATGACGAGATCCGCTCGCTGGCCATCAGCCAGCGGCTGCTGGGCACCAAGGAGATCATCCTCATCCACCACACCGACTGCGGCATGCTGACGTTCACCGACGACGCCTTCAAGCGCGATCTGCAGGACGAGACCGGTATCAAGCCGGAGTGGGCCGCCGAGGCGTTCCCCGACGTGGAAGAGGATGTCCGCCAGTCGCTGCGGCGCATCGAGCTCAGCCCGTTCGTCACCAAGCACGAGTCGCTGCGGGGCTTCGTCTTCGACGTGGCGACCGGCACGCTCAACGAGGTCGTTCTCTGA
- a CDS encoding Rrf2 family transcriptional regulator: MRMSAKAEYAVRAMTQLASVDGGVLVKTEDLAKAQGIPAQFLVDILSVLRTDRLVRSHRGRDGGYELGRPAAEISVADVLRCIDGPLASVRDIGLGDLPYTGPTKALTDVWRALRASMRSVLEETSLADVASGNLPDHVASMARDYLKQENRRGHHTG, encoded by the coding sequence ATGCGAATGTCGGCGAAAGCGGAGTACGCCGTTCGCGCCATGACCCAGCTCGCCTCGGTGGACGGCGGCGTTCTGGTCAAGACCGAGGACCTGGCCAAGGCCCAGGGCATTCCGGCGCAGTTCCTCGTCGACATCCTGTCCGTGCTCCGCACCGATCGGCTGGTGCGCAGCCACCGCGGCCGCGACGGCGGCTACGAGCTGGGCCGCCCCGCCGCCGAGATCAGCGTCGCCGATGTGTTGCGCTGCATCGACGGCCCGCTGGCCAGCGTGCGTGACATCGGGCTGGGCGATCTGCCCTACACCGGACCCACGAAAGCGCTGACCGATGTCTGGCGTGCCCTGCGCGCCAGCATGCGCTCGGTGCTCGAAGAGACCAGCCTCGCCGATGTGGCCAGCGGGAACCTGCCCGACCACGTCGCCTCGATGGCTCGCGACTACCTCAAGCAGGAGAACCGCCGCGGCCACCACACTGGCTGA
- a CDS encoding cysteine hydrolase family protein: MSNPTTLRALADLPLQPVSLAESTLILIDCQNTYTEGVMELEGVQAALDETAALLDRARSAGIPIIHIQHDDGPGSLYDVSGHSGAIVERVAPRGGEPVVVKNYPNSFVETDLDARLKAVGAQNLVIAGFMTHMCVNSTARGAFNLGYAPTVVAAATATRALPGLTGEPVAAQALQVASLAALGDLFAVVVPDSAAIPS, from the coding sequence ATGAGCAACCCCACCACCCTTCGCGCGCTGGCCGATCTGCCCCTGCAACCGGTGAGCCTGGCCGAGTCCACGCTGATCCTGATCGACTGCCAGAACACCTATACCGAGGGTGTGATGGAGCTCGAGGGTGTGCAGGCCGCGCTCGATGAGACGGCGGCGCTGCTGGACCGGGCGCGCTCGGCCGGGATCCCGATCATCCACATCCAGCACGATGACGGGCCTGGCTCGCTCTATGACGTGAGCGGACACAGTGGCGCGATCGTCGAGCGCGTTGCCCCGCGCGGCGGCGAGCCGGTGGTCGTGAAGAACTACCCGAACTCGTTCGTCGAGACCGACCTCGATGCCCGGCTCAAGGCGGTAGGTGCGCAGAACCTGGTGATCGCGGGCTTCATGACGCACATGTGCGTGAACTCGACCGCCAGGGGAGCGTTCAACCTGGGTTATGCCCCGACCGTGGTCGCGGCAGCCACCGCCACCCGGGCCCTGCCGGGTCTCACCGGCGAGCCGGTAGCTGCCCAGGCTCTGCAGGTGGCGAGCCTTGCTGCGCTGGGCGATCTGTTCGCGGTCGTCGTCCCTGACAGCGCCGCCATCCCGAGCTGA